In a genomic window of Sulfurimonas denitrificans DSM 1251:
- a CDS encoding oxidoreductase encodes MLNENIVVITGGAGLIGKEFVKAVVENNGIAIIADINKEIGLEAKESLSKELNTTKIDFVKLDITSKESLSECIEYLNEKYGKIDALVNNAYPRNKNYGRHFFDVEYDDFIENLGLNLGGYFTTSQQFAKYFKKQGYGNIINISSIYGVMAPKFEVYSNTSMTMPVEYAAIKAGLIHLTKYMSKYFKGMNIKVNALSPGGILDNQPQEFLDKYKQECSNKGMLDKSDLKGTLIYLLSDMSKYVNGQNIIVDDGFSL; translated from the coding sequence ATGCTGAATGAAAATATAGTAGTTATCACAGGTGGAGCTGGACTTATAGGAAAAGAATTTGTTAAAGCTGTCGTTGAAAATAATGGTATCGCAATTATTGCAGATATAAATAAAGAGATAGGTCTTGAAGCAAAAGAGAGTTTATCAAAAGAGTTAAATACTACAAAAATAGATTTTGTAAAACTTGATATTACTTCAAAAGAGTCTTTAAGTGAATGTATAGAGTACCTAAACGAAAAATATGGAAAAATTGATGCACTTGTAAATAATGCTTATCCAAGAAATAAAAATTATGGAAGACATTTTTTTGATGTAGAATATGATGATTTTATAGAAAATTTAGGATTAAATCTTGGTGGGTATTTTACAACTTCACAACAGTTTGCAAAATACTTCAAGAAGCAAGGTTATGGAAATATAATAAATATAAGCTCAATATATGGAGTTATGGCTCCTAAATTTGAGGTATATTCAAACACTTCTATGACAATGCCTGTAGAGTATGCAGCAATTAAGGCAGGGCTTATCCATCTTACAAAATATATGTCAAAATATTTTAAAGGTATGAATATAAAAGTAAATGCCCTAAGCCCTGGAGGTATTCTTGACAATCAGCCACAAGAGTTTTTGGATAAATATAAACAAGAGTGTTCCAACAAAGGAATGCTTGACAAGAGTGATTTAAAAGGTACGTTAATCTATCTGCTTAGTGATATGAGCAAGTATGTAAATGGGCAAAATATAATAGTTGATGATGGGTTTAGTTTATGA
- a CDS encoding glutamate-1-semialdehyde 2,1-aminomutase: MTYQDRLLKVIPGGAHTYSRGYDQYPLNAPQILKRGKGAYIYDEAENEFLDYGMALRAVNLGYANDEVNQAAIKQIEYGNNLTKPSLIELEAAELLVDMIDSVDMVKFTKNGSTATTAAVKLSRAYTGRTLIARCVEQPFFSYDDWFIGSTPITKGITKNDIENTKLFNYNNIESLEKLFSEFPNEIACVMLEPSSTEHPKDNFLHKVKELCHKNGAVFILDEMITGFRWHLKGAQHYYDVKADLCTFGKAMANGFSVAAIAGKREIMQLGSIEFIGQERLFLLSTTHGAEMSGLGAFVETMKFMKEQRVVEHMWNYGEKLIALMNESAKKYGIEKNFIAGGIECSPYYLTFDKDGANSLGLRTLFSQEMIKNGVLMPWIALSYAHGDKELEITKNALEKTFEVYRKAVDDGYEKYLVGEAIKPVFRKFN, from the coding sequence ATGACTTATCAAGATAGATTATTAAAAGTAATTCCAGGGGGAGCGCACACATACAGCAGAGGGTATGATCAATATCCACTAAATGCACCACAAATTCTAAAAAGAGGAAAAGGTGCTTATATTTATGATGAAGCAGAGAATGAATTTTTAGATTATGGAATGGCTCTTCGTGCTGTAAATCTAGGTTATGCAAATGATGAAGTAAATCAAGCAGCAATTAAACAGATTGAGTATGGTAATAATCTTACAAAACCAAGTTTGATTGAGCTTGAAGCAGCTGAACTTTTAGTAGATATGATAGATAGCGTTGATATGGTAAAGTTTACCAAAAATGGCTCAACCGCAACAACGGCAGCAGTTAAATTAAGTCGTGCATATACTGGTAGAACTTTAATAGCTAGATGTGTGGAACAACCTTTTTTTAGTTACGATGACTGGTTTATTGGCTCAACTCCAATAACTAAAGGGATAACAAAAAACGATATAGAAAATACAAAACTATTTAATTATAACAATATAGAGAGTTTAGAAAAATTGTTTAGTGAGTTTCCAAATGAGATTGCTTGTGTGATGCTCGAACCTTCTTCAACTGAACATCCAAAAGATAATTTTCTACATAAAGTAAAAGAACTTTGTCATAAAAATGGGGCAGTTTTTATACTTGATGAGATGATTACTGGGTTTAGATGGCATCTAAAAGGGGCTCAACACTACTATGATGTTAAAGCAGACCTTTGTACTTTTGGAAAAGCTATGGCAAATGGTTTTTCAGTTGCTGCAATTGCTGGAAAAAGAGAGATTATGCAGTTAGGTTCTATTGAATTTATAGGACAAGAGAGGCTGTTTTTACTCTCAACAACGCATGGAGCTGAGATGAGCGGGCTTGGCGCATTTGTAGAAACAATGAAGTTTATGAAAGAACAGCGTGTAGTTGAGCACATGTGGAATTATGGAGAAAAACTAATAGCGCTTATGAATGAGAGTGCTAAAAAATATGGGATAGAGAAAAACTTTATAGCAGGTGGCATAGAGTGTAGTCCTTACTATTTGACATTTGATAAAGATGGTGCAAACTCTTTAGGACTTAGAACACTGTTTTCTCAAGAGATGATAAAAAATGGTGTTTTAATGCCATGGATAGCACTCTCTTATGCTCATGGCGATAAAGAGCTAGAGATAACAAAAAATGCATTAGAGAAAACATTTGAAGTGTATAGAAAAGCGGTTGATGATGGATATGAAAAATATTTAGTTGGGGAAGCAATCAAGCCAGTATTTAGAAAGTTTAATTAA
- a CDS encoding carbon-nitrogen family hydrolase, whose protein sequence is MKIALISLNQIWEDKDKNLILCEKNIQKAVEGKADLIIFPEMTLTGFSNNIPFIVENIEDSKTIKEFSSLAKKYNTALVFGVAIKDGDKALNKAVFIDKNGSVLGKYSKIHPFTFAGEDKYFNAGNSLEIVNFENFKIGLTICYDLRFPELYSSLAKSCDLVINIANWPFKRVAHWNTLLKARAIENQIFIAGINRVGVDGNNLEYCESSNMFNANGEQVYFEQIDEMKLYEIEKDWTKEFKSKFNTTNDRKVEFYKEIL, encoded by the coding sequence ATGAAAATAGCTTTGATTTCCTTAAACCAGATTTGGGAAGATAAAGATAAAAATTTAATTTTATGTGAAAAAAATATACAAAAAGCTGTAGAAGGCAAGGCTGATTTGATTATTTTTCCAGAGATGACATTGACAGGATTTTCTAACAATATACCTTTTATAGTAGAAAATATTGAAGATAGTAAAACAATAAAAGAGTTTTCATCTTTGGCTAAAAAATACAATACTGCATTGGTTTTTGGAGTTGCAATAAAAGATGGAGATAAAGCATTAAACAAGGCTGTCTTTATTGATAAAAATGGTAGCGTTTTGGGGAAGTACTCAAAAATTCATCCATTTACTTTTGCAGGAGAAGATAAATATTTTAATGCTGGAAACAGTCTTGAAATTGTAAATTTTGAAAATTTTAAGATAGGGTTAACAATCTGTTATGACTTAAGATTTCCTGAACTTTATAGCTCATTAGCTAAAAGTTGTGATTTGGTTATCAATATCGCGAATTGGCCTTTTAAAAGAGTAGCGCATTGGAATACGCTGCTTAAAGCAAGAGCAATAGAAAATCAAATCTTTATAGCAGGAATAAATAGAGTGGGAGTTGATGGAAATAATTTGGAGTATTGTGAGAGCAGTAATATGTTTAATGCAAATGGAGAACAGGTATATTTTGAACAAATTGATGAGATGAAACTTTATGAAATAGAGAAAGATTGGACTAAAGAATTTAAAAGTAAATTTAATACAACAAATGATAGAAAAGTAGAATTTTATAAGGAAATATTGTAA